The Pseudomonas kermanshahensis genome contains a region encoding:
- a CDS encoding trifunctional serine/threonine-protein kinase/ATP-binding protein/sensor histidine kinase — translation MLDERLAYRPIDYDQSIDEGWLNRCDITRLGQEGELTYFRLCDPGTGQAWIAVRAPIESPAACQRLERDYRLRLDPEWAVMPSAYVRSAEGPLLVYTGGRSVADLIAQGPAALPGFLDIAVKAASALALAHAANVLHGALQPAHICVQHAQRVRLGGFRADAHSLISEQGAPIGNWSYLAPEQICPLGSSSDQRSDIYALGAILYQLLLGELPLAGRDTLHWRQLHAGVQPRAAIEVDNRVPQPLSRILAKALAKEPDARYQTARALAVDFAHCQRQWLAAQAIEDFEPGSADPLSPNHERLYGRTAEQKVITLLLKALRRDSAPQALFIKGATGMGKSSLVQAALKGGAEGYWASGKCNSLERAVPYGPWIEILGSLTTQLLAKNRDDLDALRREILRRIKGRGRLLGKLAPDLKLVIGPMAEFPEKPTRLALQKELRAIVEFLQVFSRPGRPLALFLDDMQWADDATLHLLDELLEQAPSNLLLIFARRSDAPPGSKPLVTPASIRSTTLDLRPLTVGAVMEMISERYHAAPDAALQLAELVHAKTAGNPFFIHQILGAMVEDQLFTFDTQTMRWSWSLPAVAQHRYADNVADLMVHRLARLPEAQRTVLRFASAAGGRCDERLLRRMLPLPAEQLAEQLKALIGAGFLLPGHKALVFSHDRVLDAAYALTPSRERPALHAHIAQTMRAAWQTAQHDAVFEIANQVQLASPHAFAASDCEGFLVLLQEAALRARDNAAYEQAAGYLQAADELLRLGITLGSQANHAFTIACLAAECDMQLSRMPQAEVRILECHQRALSALDKARVCKLEARLHTLRSDYPAAIACAIGGLELLGITLAQGIHPEQVEAAYGRVHALIENKGRHCLESLPRADSEDAAVAIALLATLSSSFFVKDDLCFLHLAKIMELSLLHGVAPGSTYGLAWFGVMAAERFAAYHDGHAYCLAALKLIERHGFEADLTSALLALDQVSAWTAPMEFARRTALEAVESPRLSGDLAMACYARNHLVSDSLFMGQPLQEVSGEVEQGLGTVRGYGYSDVEHILLAQQAFVAVMTGSSGRVGLASRSGCEAPAEARVHSIKSCTTLFFKHLYAGMSAFYLGDINQAVHLLASAGSHAWAAPAHINLADYHLFRGLTLGSPEAPGSAMGKLAALHELRERFAAWASFNPVTFRNKLLLIEGVIAKLSGDGLAAIRCFDQAQIAATAAGFIHEQALAHEQLAEVCIPSGLISGANLHLRIARDCFHIWGATGKVRQLETLHPFLRTQPVQETYRSASQARLDLEVGLEAARALSEEVLLEGLIETLMGHLTQHSGADHGALLIVSGAEFQMAALAYIDDAGLHVRMDNCQKFLTQAPLSIINATLRTKKPMVLNDALSDCPEAFRQELHARNARSVLCLPLLLQGVLIGLVYLENRLVPNLFGSQRLAMLEILASQAAVSLQTAKFYTRLAEDNQSRAQMEAELRRSRAELARSAHLQVMNELSASIAHEISQPLLGIAANAAASLRWLKRGQPDLEEAIAGLEDIRNDSERAANIVRALRSLAKQSPMQLKPVKLDALILEVVRLTSSDALKGGVKVQTRLQAATSLMADPVQLQQLIYNLITNALEALAGFRDDGLLRITSAVVEAGVEICVDDNGPGIAPEELERVFGAFYTTKSGGLGMGLAICSSVIQAHGGQLQAQVSELGGCRIRLTVPVRADD, via the coding sequence ATGCTCGATGAACGCCTCGCTTACAGGCCCATCGATTATGACCAGTCAATCGACGAGGGCTGGTTGAATCGGTGCGACATCACTCGCCTGGGGCAGGAAGGCGAGCTGACCTACTTCCGCCTGTGTGACCCCGGCACGGGGCAGGCCTGGATCGCTGTGCGGGCCCCGATCGAATCCCCTGCTGCCTGCCAGCGCCTGGAGCGCGATTATCGCCTGCGCCTCGACCCGGAGTGGGCGGTGATGCCCTCGGCCTACGTGCGTTCGGCTGAAGGGCCGCTGCTGGTGTATACGGGCGGCCGCTCGGTCGCCGACCTCATCGCTCAAGGCCCGGCAGCGCTCCCCGGCTTCCTCGACATCGCCGTCAAAGCCGCATCAGCATTGGCGCTGGCACACGCTGCCAACGTACTGCACGGTGCCTTGCAACCCGCGCATATCTGCGTGCAGCACGCGCAGCGGGTGAGGCTTGGCGGGTTTCGCGCGGATGCGCACTCGCTCATCAGCGAGCAAGGCGCCCCCATCGGCAACTGGTCCTACCTGGCGCCGGAACAGATCTGCCCCCTCGGCTCCAGCAGCGACCAACGCAGCGATATCTATGCGCTGGGTGCCATCCTGTACCAGCTTTTGCTGGGCGAGTTGCCGCTCGCCGGGCGCGACACACTGCACTGGCGCCAGCTGCATGCCGGCGTGCAGCCACGGGCGGCCATCGAGGTCGACAACCGCGTGCCGCAGCCGCTCAGCCGCATCCTCGCCAAGGCCCTGGCCAAAGAGCCCGATGCCCGCTACCAGACCGCCCGTGCGCTGGCGGTGGACTTTGCTCACTGCCAGCGGCAGTGGCTGGCGGCCCAGGCCATCGAAGATTTCGAGCCTGGCAGCGCTGACCCCCTTTCGCCCAACCACGAACGCCTTTATGGCCGCACAGCCGAGCAGAAGGTCATCACCCTGCTGCTCAAGGCATTGCGCCGCGACAGCGCGCCCCAGGCCCTGTTCATCAAGGGCGCTACCGGCATGGGCAAGTCCAGCCTGGTACAGGCAGCGCTCAAGGGCGGCGCCGAGGGTTATTGGGCCAGTGGCAAGTGCAACAGCCTGGAACGGGCGGTGCCCTATGGGCCCTGGATCGAGATTCTCGGTTCGCTGACCACCCAATTGCTGGCCAAGAACCGCGATGACCTTGACGCGCTGCGCCGTGAAATTCTGCGGCGCATCAAAGGGCGCGGCCGTTTGCTGGGCAAGCTGGCCCCAGACTTGAAGCTGGTGATCGGCCCCATGGCCGAGTTCCCGGAAAAGCCCACACGGCTGGCCTTGCAGAAAGAGCTGCGAGCGATCGTCGAATTCCTGCAGGTGTTCAGCCGCCCCGGGCGCCCATTGGCGCTGTTTCTCGATGACATGCAGTGGGCTGACGACGCCACGCTGCACTTGCTTGATGAGCTGCTGGAGCAAGCACCCAGCAACCTGCTGTTGATCTTCGCCCGGCGCAGCGATGCACCACCCGGCAGCAAGCCCCTGGTTACCCCGGCGTCCATCCGTAGCACCACCCTAGACCTACGCCCCCTCACCGTCGGCGCCGTGATGGAGATGATCAGCGAGCGCTACCACGCCGCGCCTGACGCTGCCTTGCAGCTCGCCGAGCTGGTGCATGCGAAGACCGCTGGCAACCCGTTCTTCATCCACCAGATCCTCGGGGCGATGGTCGAGGACCAGTTGTTCACCTTCGACACCCAGACCATGCGCTGGTCGTGGTCGCTGCCAGCAGTAGCGCAACACCGCTATGCCGACAACGTCGCCGACCTGATGGTCCATCGCCTGGCACGCCTGCCTGAAGCCCAGCGCACTGTGCTGCGCTTTGCCAGCGCCGCGGGTGGCCGATGCGACGAACGCCTGCTGCGCCGCATGCTGCCACTGCCCGCCGAGCAACTGGCCGAACAGCTCAAGGCATTGATTGGCGCGGGCTTCCTGCTGCCGGGGCACAAGGCGCTGGTGTTCTCGCATGATCGCGTACTGGACGCCGCCTACGCACTCACCCCATCGCGCGAGCGGCCGGCGCTGCACGCGCATATTGCCCAAACCATGCGGGCGGCCTGGCAAACGGCTCAACACGACGCGGTGTTCGAAATCGCCAACCAGGTGCAGTTGGCCAGCCCGCATGCATTTGCTGCCAGCGACTGCGAAGGGTTTCTGGTGCTGCTGCAGGAGGCCGCGTTGCGGGCGCGCGACAATGCCGCCTATGAGCAGGCCGCCGGCTACCTGCAGGCGGCCGACGAACTGCTGCGCCTCGGCATCACGCTCGGCAGCCAGGCGAACCACGCCTTTACCATCGCCTGCCTGGCCGCAGAGTGCGACATGCAACTGTCACGCATGCCACAAGCCGAAGTTCGCATCCTCGAATGCCACCAGCGTGCGCTATCGGCGCTCGACAAGGCCCGGGTATGCAAGCTTGAAGCACGCCTGCATACCTTGCGTTCGGACTACCCAGCCGCCATCGCGTGCGCCATCGGCGGCCTTGAGCTGTTGGGCATCACGCTTGCCCAGGGCATCCACCCCGAGCAAGTCGAGGCAGCCTATGGCCGTGTCCACGCCCTGATCGAGAACAAGGGCCGTCATTGCCTGGAATCGTTGCCCAGGGCCGATTCGGAAGACGCGGCGGTGGCAATCGCGCTGCTGGCGACCCTTTCATCATCGTTCTTCGTCAAGGACGACCTCTGCTTCCTGCACCTGGCCAAGATCATGGAGCTGTCATTGCTCCACGGCGTCGCCCCCGGCAGTACTTATGGCCTGGCCTGGTTCGGCGTGATGGCGGCCGAGCGCTTTGCCGCCTACCATGACGGCCATGCTTATTGCCTGGCGGCGCTCAAGCTGATCGAGCGGCACGGTTTCGAGGCCGACTTGACCAGCGCCCTGCTCGCGCTCGACCAGGTCAGCGCCTGGACCGCGCCGATGGAGTTTGCCCGGCGCACGGCACTGGAAGCGGTCGAATCGCCGCGCCTGAGCGGCGACCTGGCGATGGCCTGCTATGCCCGCAATCACCTGGTTTCCGACTCACTGTTCATGGGCCAACCCTTGCAGGAAGTCAGCGGCGAAGTGGAGCAAGGGTTGGGCACCGTTCGCGGCTACGGCTACAGCGATGTCGAACACATCCTCTTGGCCCAGCAAGCGTTCGTCGCTGTCATGACCGGCAGCAGTGGCAGAGTCGGCCTTGCGTCGCGCTCGGGGTGCGAAGCGCCTGCCGAAGCCCGCGTGCACAGCATAAAGTCCTGCACCACGCTGTTCTTCAAGCACCTCTACGCCGGCATGTCGGCCTTTTACCTGGGCGATATCAATCAGGCCGTACACCTACTCGCCAGCGCCGGCAGCCATGCCTGGGCCGCCCCTGCACACATCAACCTGGCCGACTACCACCTGTTCCGCGGCCTGACCCTGGGCAGCCCGGAAGCCCCGGGCAGCGCGATGGGCAAATTGGCTGCGCTGCACGAATTGCGCGAGCGCTTTGCTGCGTGGGCGAGCTTCAACCCGGTCACCTTCCGCAACAAGCTTCTGCTGATCGAGGGCGTGATCGCCAAGCTCAGCGGCGATGGCCTGGCTGCCATCCGCTGCTTCGACCAGGCCCAGATCGCCGCCACGGCCGCCGGCTTCATCCATGAGCAGGCCCTGGCCCACGAGCAACTGGCTGAAGTGTGCATCCCCAGTGGCTTGATCTCTGGCGCCAACCTGCACCTGCGCATTGCCCGTGACTGCTTCCACATCTGGGGTGCTACGGGTAAGGTGCGCCAGCTCGAAACCCTGCACCCGTTCCTGCGCACCCAGCCCGTGCAGGAGACCTACCGCTCTGCCAGCCAGGCCAGGCTCGACCTGGAAGTCGGCCTGGAAGCCGCGCGCGCGCTGTCCGAAGAGGTATTGCTAGAGGGCCTGATCGAAACCTTGATGGGCCACCTGACCCAGCACTCCGGCGCCGACCACGGTGCCCTGCTGATCGTCAGCGGCGCCGAGTTCCAGATGGCCGCGCTGGCCTACATCGACGATGCCGGTCTGCACGTGCGCATGGACAATTGCCAGAAGTTCCTGACCCAGGCGCCGCTGTCGATCATCAATGCCACCCTGCGCACCAAGAAACCCATGGTGTTGAACGACGCCCTCAGCGACTGCCCAGAAGCGTTTCGCCAGGAGCTGCACGCACGCAACGCCCGCTCGGTGCTGTGCCTGCCGCTGCTGCTGCAGGGTGTGCTGATCGGCCTGGTCTACCTGGAAAACCGCCTGGTGCCGAACCTGTTCGGCAGCCAGCGCCTGGCCATGCTGGAGATTCTCGCTTCGCAGGCTGCGGTATCGCTGCAAACGGCCAAGTTCTATACGCGCCTGGCCGAGGACAACCAGAGCCGCGCGCAGATGGAGGCCGAGCTGCGCCGCTCACGTGCAGAGCTTGCCCGCAGCGCGCACCTGCAGGTGATGAACGAGTTGTCCGCCTCCATCGCCCACGAGATCAGCCAGCCCCTGCTCGGCATCGCCGCCAATGCGGCCGCCAGCCTGCGCTGGCTCAAGCGCGGCCAGCCCGACCTGGAAGAAGCCATCGCCGGCCTGGAAGATATCCGCAACGACAGTGAACGGGCAGCCAACATCGTCCGCGCACTGCGGTCGCTGGCCAAACAGTCGCCGATGCAACTCAAGCCGGTGAAGCTCGATGCGCTGATTCTGGAAGTGGTGCGCCTGACATCCTCGGATGCCTTGAAAGGCGGCGTGAAGGTGCAAACCCGGCTGCAGGCCGCGACGAGCCTCATGGCCGACCCTGTGCAGTTGCAGCAGCTGATCTACAACCTGATCACCAATGCCCTGGAAGCGCTGGCGGGGTTCCGCGACGATGGCCTGTTGCGCATCACGTCTGCCGTGGTCGAGGCGGGGGTGGAGATTTGCGTGGACGACAATGGGCCAGGGATTGCGCCAGAGGAGCTGGAGCGGGTGTTTGGTGCGTTCTACACCACCAAGAGTGGCGGACTGGGGATGGGGCTGGCGATCTGCAGCTCGGTGATTCAGGCCCATGGTGGGCAGTTGCAGGCTCAGGTTTCGGAGTTGGGCGGGTGCCGGATCAGGTTGACGGTGCCGGTTCGGGCGGATGATTGA
- a CDS encoding response regulator, with protein sequence MIRFGNAQVSLERREAFLDGKPIVLGGRAFEVLATLIRAKGRVVGKDELFSQVWAGTVVEDNNLQVQISLLRKAFGDRGLIQTVPRRGYRLASEVALDLPARPLSNASLAFDLDTAEPAADCAAVPVLVVDDDPSVLNALGRLFRSHDIVHRLYASAEALLEAHADTPYACLLLDMNLPEASGLELQAMVRRLDLPWPIVFMTGHGTIPMTVQAMRAGAVEFLTKPFDETQLLTLLTALRARALTAGRAWRHTRQVREKYARLTQRERQVFALVVGGLSHKQIAKEIGTSEVTTKVHKKNIMNKMQSRSLVELVAMHNVLEARAEGQGAA encoded by the coding sequence ATGATCCGATTTGGCAATGCCCAGGTGTCGCTGGAGCGACGAGAAGCGTTTCTCGACGGCAAGCCGATCGTGTTGGGCGGGCGCGCTTTCGAGGTGCTGGCAACACTGATCCGCGCCAAAGGCCGTGTGGTTGGCAAGGACGAGCTGTTCAGCCAGGTGTGGGCCGGCACGGTGGTCGAAGACAACAACCTGCAGGTGCAGATCTCCTTGTTGCGCAAGGCGTTCGGTGACCGCGGCCTGATCCAGACCGTGCCACGCCGCGGCTATCGGCTGGCATCTGAAGTGGCCCTCGACCTGCCGGCGAGACCCTTGAGCAACGCTTCGCTAGCCTTCGACCTCGATACGGCTGAGCCCGCGGCTGATTGCGCAGCGGTGCCCGTGCTGGTGGTGGATGACGACCCATCGGTGCTCAACGCCTTGGGGCGCCTCTTTCGCTCGCACGACATTGTGCATCGCCTGTACGCCTCGGCTGAGGCGCTGCTTGAAGCGCATGCCGACACGCCTTATGCCTGCCTGTTGCTGGACATGAACCTGCCTGAGGCCAGCGGTTTGGAGCTGCAGGCGATGGTGCGTCGGCTCGACCTGCCCTGGCCGATCGTGTTCATGACCGGCCACGGCACTATTCCCATGACCGTTCAGGCGATGCGTGCGGGTGCTGTGGAGTTCCTGACCAAGCCCTTTGATGAGACGCAATTGCTGACCCTGCTGACGGCGCTGCGTGCCCGTGCGCTGACGGCTGGGCGCGCGTGGCGGCATACACGGCAAGTCAGGGAAAAGTACGCGCGCCTGACCCAACGTGAGCGGCAGGTGTTCGCGCTGGTGGTCGGCGGGTTGTCGCACAAACAGATTGCCAAAGAGATTGGCACCAGCGAGGTGACGACCAAGGTGCACAAAAAGAACATCATGAACAAGATGCAGTCCCGCTCGCTGGTCGAACTGGTCGCCATGCACAACGTGCTCGAGGCCCGTGCCGAGGGCCAGGGCGCCGCATGA
- a CDS encoding response regulator — protein sequence MCIVDDDASVRKSLANLLRATGFGALLFGSGEEFLASTLAREAGCALLDLKMPGLSGLDVLRELARRGWRLPVVCMSAHWDDMALKAAQRHGAVACLGKPFSEEALLAAVEAALVDR from the coding sequence GTGTGCATCGTCGACGATGATGCGTCTGTGCGCAAAAGCCTGGCCAACCTGCTGCGAGCGACAGGCTTCGGCGCATTGCTGTTTGGTTCGGGCGAAGAGTTCTTGGCCTCGACGCTGGCGCGCGAGGCCGGGTGTGCGTTGCTGGACTTGAAGATGCCTGGGCTTTCCGGGCTAGATGTGCTGCGTGAGCTGGCGCGCAGGGGCTGGCGGCTGCCGGTCGTCTGCATGTCGGCGCATTGGGACGACATGGCGCTGAAGGCTGCGCAGCGCCATGGGGCGGTGGCGTGCCTGGGCAAGCCGTTTTCTGAAGAGGCGTTGCTGGCGGCGGTTGAGGCGGCGTTGGTCGACCGATAA
- a CDS encoding YifB family Mg chelatase-like AAA ATPase, translating to MSLALVHSRAQVGVQAPAVSVETHLANGLPHLTLVGLPETTVKESKDRVRSAIVNSSLDYPARRITQNLAPADLPKDGGRYDLAIALGILAASGQVPVATLCDIECLGELALSGQLRPVQGVLPAALAAREAGRALVVPRENAEEASLAGGLVVYAVGHLLELVAHLNGQVPLPPYAANGLVLNSRPYPDLSEVQGQIAAKRALLLAAAGAHNLLFTGPPGTGKTLLASRLPGLLPPLDEREALEVAAIQSVSGHAPLNSWPQRPFRHPHHSASGPALVGGSSRPQPGEITLAHHGVLFLDELPEFERRVLEVLREPLESGEIVIARARDKVRFPARFQLVAAMNPCPCGYLGDPTGRCRCSTEQIQRYRNKLSGPLLDRIDLHLTVARETTTLNNQPSGETSAAVAERVAEARELQQRRQGCANAFLDLNGLRRHCPLEAADQAWLETACERLTLSLRAAHRLLKVARTLADLEGVASITRAHLAEALQYRPGS from the coding sequence ATGTCACTTGCTCTCGTCCACAGCCGCGCCCAGGTCGGCGTGCAGGCACCGGCGGTCAGCGTCGAAACTCACCTGGCCAACGGCCTTCCCCACCTGACCCTGGTCGGCCTGCCCGAAACCACGGTCAAGGAAAGCAAAGACCGGGTCCGCAGTGCCATCGTCAATTCCAGCCTGGATTACCCAGCCAGGCGCATCACGCAAAACCTGGCTCCTGCCGACCTGCCCAAGGATGGCGGGCGTTATGACCTGGCCATTGCCTTGGGCATCCTCGCCGCGAGCGGGCAGGTGCCGGTGGCCACCCTCTGCGACATCGAATGCCTTGGCGAACTGGCGCTGTCCGGCCAGTTGCGCCCCGTGCAGGGCGTGCTACCGGCGGCGCTGGCGGCACGGGAAGCAGGCCGGGCGCTGGTAGTCCCGCGGGAGAACGCCGAGGAAGCAAGCCTGGCAGGCGGGCTGGTGGTGTATGCCGTCGGGCACCTGCTGGAGCTGGTCGCCCACCTGAACGGCCAAGTGCCCTTGCCGCCGTATGCCGCCAATGGCCTGGTCTTGAACAGCCGGCCCTACCCCGACCTCAGCGAGGTACAGGGCCAAATCGCGGCCAAGCGCGCCTTGCTGCTGGCGGCCGCCGGGGCCCATAACCTGCTGTTTACCGGCCCGCCTGGCACCGGCAAGACCTTGCTTGCCAGCCGCCTGCCAGGGCTGTTGCCGCCACTGGACGAGCGCGAAGCGCTGGAGGTGGCAGCCATTCAGTCAGTCAGCGGCCATGCGCCGTTGAACAGCTGGCCGCAACGCCCGTTCCGCCACCCACACCACTCAGCCTCGGGCCCTGCGCTGGTAGGCGGTAGCAGTCGGCCGCAACCCGGCGAGATCACCTTGGCTCACCATGGTGTGCTGTTTCTCGATGAACTGCCCGAATTTGAGCGGCGTGTGCTGGAGGTATTGCGCGAGCCGCTCGAGTCCGGAGAGATCGTGATTGCAAGGGCCCGGGACAAGGTACGTTTCCCTGCGCGGTTCCAGTTGGTGGCCGCGATGAACCCCTGCCCTTGTGGCTATCTGGGCGACCCTACCGGCCGCTGCCGCTGCAGCACCGAGCAGATCCAGCGCTATCGCAACAAACTGTCGGGGCCACTGCTGGACCGCATCGACCTGCACCTGACCGTGGCGCGTGAAACCACCACCCTCAACAACCAACCCAGCGGCGAGACCAGCGCCGCTGTCGCCGAACGGGTGGCCGAAGCACGCGAGCTGCAGCAACGCCGACAAGGGTGCGCAAATGCCTTTCTCGACCTCAACGGCTTGCGCCGCCATTGCCCGCTGGAGGCGGCGGACCAAGCCTGGCTGGAGACAGCCTGCGAGCGGTTGACCCTGTCGTTGCGCGCGGCCCATCGGCTGCTGAAAGTGGCACGCACGCTGGCGGATCTGGAAGGTGTGGCGTCGATTACCAGGGCGCACCTGGCCGAGGCGCTGCAGTATCGGCCTGGGAGCTGA
- a CDS encoding DUF4034 domain-containing protein → MQTLTRTRQAIRELVQASAFVELNRFFDILEVRWRQSPPGEFPAYLEAVEGYMLVDWDSQGDKALTQILKAWIDACPKAYHPQVVMGFHCFSRACHIRESANTEPISAERRLAAEQVCEIGAAHLLRAMGRSNQPVAAAIGMLKISAHFAEPGWLLGLFDGQPVRFSPCAQADVEVQEAAAPLLVKYGLLPLAELPQALPACLCERAEQGRENVQHYWLHQALGAFPGCFEAIQAYATYLLPCWGGSDAAIDALAIGPLCERWPEEQRNALRWLAIEDQLELPHAGQSQSIAVWLQVFKAWSLRALRPRERATLLAWRGALRGCAQQDYAGALRDFAVSVNLYPDLGFVPGIGQPFRSFVCVMLFHAVKDDQQAFRIAIEQLCASRSHPAACALRAVGHAFGLWGFQCSNEQARVWSLAAVKRQCGRQGPGLDVLEVPRLLWAANQHEAAFYLYERCAELSLPEAALSLHDLHRGALPNTPAQYLDASAADYWLLRAVETGCKQAKYTLACRRMQSAEALNERSAMLAVRRLLNDALGDMQTAASARLQLGILLRQFGEPQEQAEAVDYLQALVEHPDASIAARASAELGLAWMQGQGTRKQSRFAAIEWINRAVALQPADNDIEHIQAEILNSHNRVKTLFTLCGATLFRGTLHASELPPKPGNRREDRLQASA, encoded by the coding sequence GTGCAAACGCTCACTCGCACTCGCCAGGCAATCCGTGAACTGGTGCAGGCCAGTGCATTCGTTGAACTCAACCGCTTCTTCGACATCCTCGAAGTGCGCTGGCGGCAGTCGCCGCCCGGCGAGTTCCCGGCCTACCTGGAGGCCGTCGAAGGATACATGCTGGTCGATTGGGACAGCCAGGGTGACAAGGCCCTGACGCAGATCCTCAAGGCCTGGATCGATGCCTGCCCCAAGGCCTATCACCCTCAGGTGGTGATGGGCTTTCATTGTTTCAGCCGGGCCTGCCATATCCGCGAGTCTGCCAACACCGAGCCCATCAGCGCCGAGCGTCGGCTGGCGGCGGAACAGGTTTGCGAGATTGGCGCGGCGCACCTGCTGCGTGCCATGGGGCGCTCAAACCAACCCGTGGCAGCGGCGATCGGCATGCTGAAGATCAGCGCGCATTTCGCGGAGCCAGGCTGGTTGCTGGGCCTGTTCGACGGCCAGCCGGTGCGCTTCAGCCCCTGTGCTCAGGCCGACGTGGAGGTGCAAGAGGCTGCAGCGCCGCTGCTGGTGAAATACGGCCTGCTACCTCTGGCCGAACTACCTCAGGCCTTACCGGCGTGCCTGTGCGAGCGGGCCGAGCAGGGGCGAGAAAACGTCCAGCACTATTGGCTGCATCAAGCACTTGGCGCATTCCCCGGCTGTTTCGAAGCGATTCAGGCTTATGCAACCTACCTGTTGCCCTGCTGGGGAGGCAGTGACGCCGCGATCGACGCCCTGGCCATTGGGCCGCTGTGTGAGCGTTGGCCCGAGGAACAGCGTAATGCACTGCGCTGGCTGGCTATCGAGGACCAGCTCGAACTGCCGCATGCCGGCCAGTCGCAGTCGATCGCTGTGTGGCTGCAGGTCTTCAAGGCGTGGTCGCTGCGAGCACTCAGGCCCAGGGAGCGTGCCACCTTGCTGGCCTGGCGTGGTGCTTTGCGTGGTTGTGCTCAGCAGGATTACGCCGGCGCCCTGCGCGATTTTGCCGTCAGTGTAAATCTTTACCCTGACCTTGGGTTCGTCCCGGGCATCGGCCAGCCCTTCCGTAGTTTTGTCTGCGTCATGCTGTTCCACGCAGTGAAGGATGACCAGCAGGCCTTTCGTATCGCTATCGAGCAGCTCTGCGCGAGCCGCTCGCACCCCGCCGCCTGTGCGTTGAGGGCGGTTGGGCATGCGTTTGGGCTGTGGGGTTTTCAGTGCTCGAACGAGCAGGCACGTGTGTGGTCACTGGCTGCGGTAAAGCGCCAATGTGGCCGCCAAGGGCCGGGTTTGGACGTGCTTGAAGTGCCACGCCTGCTCTGGGCTGCCAACCAGCACGAGGCAGCGTTCTACCTTTATGAACGCTGTGCCGAGCTGAGCCTGCCAGAGGCTGCCCTTAGCCTTCATGACCTGCACCGAGGCGCGCTGCCCAACACCCCCGCGCAGTACCTGGACGCGAGTGCTGCCGACTATTGGTTGTTGCGCGCGGTAGAGACCGGTTGCAAGCAGGCGAAATACACCTTGGCCTGCCGTCGCATGCAAAGCGCAGAAGCCTTGAATGAGCGCAGTGCCATGTTGGCCGTCAGGCGATTGTTGAACGATGCGTTGGGCGATATGCAGACCGCTGCCAGTGCGCGTCTGCAGCTGGGTATTCTGCTGCGTCAGTTCGGCGAACCGCAGGAACAGGCCGAAGCCGTCGACTACTTGCAGGCGCTGGTCGAGCACCCGGACGCCAGTATTGCCGCTCGCGCCAGTGCTGAACTAGGGCTGGCCTGGATGCAAGGGCAGGGCACGCGCAAGCAAAGCCGCTTCGCCGCCATCGAGTGGATCAACCGTGCGGTCGCATTGCAGCCGGCGGATAACGACATCGAGCATATCCAGGCTGAGATACTCAACTCGCACAACCGGGTGAAGACGCTGTTCACCTTGTGCGGCGCGACGCTGTTCCGCGGCACACTGCACGCCAGCGAGTTACCGCCGAAACCAGGTAATCGGCGCGAGGATCGATTGCAGGCCTCCGCCTGA
- a CDS encoding accessory factor UbiK family protein encodes MLAPKALLDALSDQASRLFSSDTAQPRAELESQFKVLMQGAFSKLDLVSRDEFDSQMVVLARTRARLEALEKQVAELEARMAPPSE; translated from the coding sequence ATGCTCGCGCCCAAAGCCCTTCTCGATGCCCTGAGCGACCAGGCCTCACGCCTGTTCAGCAGCGATACCGCCCAGCCCCGCGCCGAACTGGAAAGCCAGTTCAAAGTGCTGATGCAGGGTGCCTTCAGCAAGCTGGACCTGGTCAGCCGCGACGAATTCGACAGCCAGATGGTCGTGCTGGCCCGTACCCGCGCCCGCCTGGAGGCCCTGGAGAAGCAAGTCGCTGAGCTGGAAGCGCGGATGGCGCCGCCCAGCGAATAA
- the glnK gene encoding P-II family nitrogen regulator: MKLVTAIIKPFKLDDVRESLSEIGVQGITVTEVKGFGRQKGHTELYRGAEYVVDFLPKVKIDVAIDDKDLDRVIEAITKAANTGKIGDGKIFVVNLEQAIRIRTGETDTDAI, translated from the coding sequence ATGAAGCTAGTCACAGCCATCATCAAGCCGTTCAAGCTGGACGACGTGCGCGAGTCACTGTCGGAAATCGGCGTGCAGGGCATCACCGTCACTGAAGTCAAAGGCTTCGGTCGGCAGAAGGGCCACACCGAGTTGTATCGCGGTGCTGAATACGTGGTCGACTTCCTGCCCAAGGTGAAGATCGACGTCGCCATCGACGACAAGGACCTTGATCGGGTAATCGAAGCCATCACCAAGGCAGCCAACACCGGCAAGATCGGTGACGGCAAGATCTTCGTGGTGAATCTGGAGCAGGCGATCCGCATCCGTACCGGCGAAACCGATACCGACGCGATCTAA